The Myxococcales bacterium genome includes the window ATCCCACAAGAAGGCGCACCACGGTTCGCCCTCTTCATTGGGCGCGCCGGGCGCTAGGTAACAATCGGTCGGCACATCGACGACGCCGCCGTCGCGCTGCACCGCCACCGAAGGCCCAAGCGCCAGGCGTTTGAGATCGACGCTGCCCGAGCCAAATTGATTCCACGGAAATAGGTAGCCAATATCATATGGCGCAAAGTCCGGCATGGTTACCACGCCCTCGTCATTGGGCACGAGGCCACGCGAGGCGCGCTGCGGATACACCCAGCTATGTGGCAGGCCGTCGCCGATGGGTTCGCCTGCACTCGTCGTATAAGGGGTGCGCACAAAGACGGTTACCGGTGCCGAGCGCAGCTCCCAGTGCGCTGGCATCGGGCCAGATTTTCGCTCGGTTCGCGCTACGCCCGAGACCAACGTGAAGTCATAGCATAGGCCAATATGTTCTCCCGCGGGCGCATCGAGCCTGCCATACGCAACCGCGCCATAGCTGGCCTTGCAGGCATACGGCGAGCGATGCTCGGTGTCGGTTTGATCGCTTGAATTCTCGCACATCGTGCTGTGCAGCGTATTGGGCGCGGAGCTAATTAGATTCCAGACCTCTGGATCCGCGCCATCGACCACATAGCTGGTATCGATGGGATTAAACCAGGTGAGGCCGTGCAGCTCGGCGACTTCGCGCGACAAGGGCGTTTGGCTGGCGCTGGCAACCGTCAGATCGTAGCCGACATTTTCTGGACGTAGCAGCGCCAGCTTTGGCCAGCCGCCATAGCTGCCATCGAGCAAGAGGCGCGCATCGTTGCTCGAGCGCGCAAAGGGCATGATTTGCGCGTCGCCAGCCGCGGGGCGATAGTTTTCATGCCCGGCCGTGCCGTGTTCGCCGCCTTCTTCGGGATAGCCGGCTGCCTTGCCATCTTGGTAGCCAAACAAGGTCGTGCTCAGGCTGCGGTCGATGCTTGGCGCCGGAGGATTGTCGCGGTTCGCGCAGTGGTTGATGTTGGTAAAATTTTCGCTGCAATTGGCCCCGAGCCCCTGCCCCAAGATATCGCCGTACGCCTCGCCACCACCAGGCTGCACGTCGGGGGTCGCGGTCGAGGCAGCCGATGAGGCGGGCCCTGCCGACATCGCGGGAATGGAACAGGTCGCGCCCAGCGCATTGCTTTCGCGCTCGATGTCATCCGCGGCCCCGGTGCAACCAGCCAGCGCGAGCAACAACATGCCGCAAACCGATGGGGAAAAAGGTTCAAAAACCGAGGTCGCGCCCCCCCAGGTAGTGTTCCCAGCCAGCCGTGTTTTCTCCTCGCTCATACTGCCCCCTGTCGTTAACCTGTTGATATCCCGATGCAAAACCGACAACGCTCGTCGGCTCTCACCAAAGGATAAGCAAGCCGTATGCCAGGCGCGCTAGCCTTCTCGCCTGCCCCGGTCACCCGTGTGGAAATCGATACACGGCGTAGGGTGGCTGCGACTCTCGATAATCTGGGCCGGGCCAAAAGTTGCATTGCCTAAAGTCAGACACCCATTGCTCACCATTGAACATCTGGACATGCCCATACGGGTGGTTCTTGCGCCGGCCACGGAAGGCGCGCATCACCGCGATATCGCCCGCCACAAAGTCGTCACCGCTGATCCGTACGAAGTCGCGCGCCAGCAAAAAAGGCCCATAATTTGCTCCGGCAACGGGATGGCCACTTACGTCAACGCCGCCGGCTTGCAAGGCGAGTCGAACATAGGTTCCGCAACGCCCCAACGATTCGGCCTTTGCGTTTGCATTGAGACGATTCACCGCGTTCGCGATATCGAAACTATGCGGTTTGGGCTGGGCCAAGGGCGGGTCAAGCTGATCGCCTCGCACATCTTCGATCTCGACCACCGCCTCCAGCATCTGCACCGCGAAACGTTCCTTAGCGCTGCGCTCCAAGGCGACCTCCTCTATCTCGCGCCGCTGCAATCGCGCCGCAAGCGCCTCGCGCTCAATCGCAGGCAGTTGCGCAACCTCGCCCATGGCGACGTCTGGCTCGCCGTCAAGCGCCAGCGCGGGCTGACCTTCATAAGGCTTGGAACTCGCCACGACCTGCGAATTTACGCCGATCGACTTACGCATGCAATGTGCTAGGGTGCCCTCACGACGCGCCATGCAAGCATTTTCAGGTCCCGGTAATACTGCGCCAAGCTGGTTTGGCATAGCACTCCTAGTTGCGGCTTCGGCCTGCGGAGAGCCAGCGACCTCAGACGAACCCATCCCGATTGAGCCATTCCACTTAGGCGTCATGGGCGCAAGCGTGTCGTTTGGATACCAGGGATGGGCGGTAAGCGACGCCTGGCATACGGCGCTCCCGGACGCCAAGATTACTGCGCTCGCGGACGCGTATTTCTATTTGGACCCCATCGAGAACGCGCAGACACAGGCCGCGACGATGGCGCAAACCAAGGCCGAATTGGTCATTGCAATCGACTACCTATTTTGGCTCGGCTACTCATCGGGCGCGCCTTTATCGACGATCCAATACGGACTCACCGCGCTCGAGGCGCTCGACGATGGCACGCGCATGATCGTCGTGGGCGACATGCCGCAGCTCGATGCCGGCGGCGGCTACTTGCTATCGGATGAACAAATTGAGGCGATCCACGACCACTTAATCGCATGGGCAGATGGCCGCGAGGGCGTACTCATCGTACCGCTCTCGGAATGGTCGGCGCTGCTGCGCTCAGGCGAACCGGTTACACTCCCTGATGGCAGCAGCGTGCCTACCACCTTGCTGATGAACGACGATGACCTCCACCCTACGGCGCTCGGGACGTGGTTCATGCTCGACCGCGTCGACGAGCTCTTGGCCGCGCGATTTCCGCAGTACGATCCTGACCTCGTCGAATTTGCGCGCCCACAATAGGCGGTGCGGCGCCTCAAATTGTCGCGATGAACCTCGCCACGCGCTGGTCAGCAAAGCGAGCTTGCGGTACAAGCGGCCATGGCGAAAATCAAGGTAAAAAATCCCGTCGTCGAGATGGACGGCGACGAGATGACCCGCATCATCTGGAAATTCATCAAGGACAAACTGATCCTGCCGTATCTCGACATTGATCTAAAATACTTCGATCTCGGCATTGAGCACCGCGACGCGACGAACGACAAGGTCACGGTCGACTCGGCGATGGCGACCAAAGAGTTTGGCGTCGCCGTCAAGTGCGCGACGATTACGCCCGACGAGGCGCGGGTCGAGGAATTTAAGCTCAAGGAGATGTGGAAGTCGCCCAACGGCACCATCCGCAACATCGTCGGCGGCACCATTTTTCGCGAGCCTATCGTGTGCAAGAACGTGCCGCGCCTGGTGCCTGGCTGGACCAAGCCGATTGTCATCGGCCGCCACGCCTTTGGCGACCAATACCGCGCCACCGATTTCCTCGTGCCTGGCGCCGGCACGCTCACCATGACCTTTACCCCCAAAGATGGCGGCAAGCCGATCGAACACAAGGTGTTCGACTTTACGACGGCCGGCGTCGCCATGGGCATGTACAACCTCGACGACTCGATCATCGGCTTTGCCCGCAGCTCGTTCACCTACGGCCTGCAGCGAAAATGGCCGGTCTATCTGTCGACCAAAAACACGATCCTCAAGAAATACGACGGCCGCTTCAAAGATCTCTTTCAGAAAGTGTTCGACGAAGAATACGCGGATAAGTTTAAGGCGGCCGGCATCGTCTATGAGCACCGCCTCATCGACGACATGGTGGCCTCGGCGCTGAAGTGGGACGGCGGCTTTGTGTGGGCGTGCAAGAACTACGACGGCGACGTGCAGTCCGACACCGTCGCGCAAGGCTTTGGCTCGCTGGGCCTGATGACGTCGGTGCTGCTGACGCCCGATGGCAAGACCGTCGAAGCTGAGGCGGCCCACGGCACGGTAACGCGCCACTATCGCGAGCATCAAAAAGGAAACCCGACGTCGACCAATCCGATCGCGTCGATCTTCGCGTGGACGCAGGGCCTCAAGTATCGCGGCCAATTTGACAATACGCCCGATGTGGTGCGCTTTGCCGACGCGCTCGAGCAAGTATGCGTCGAAACCGTCGAGTCGGGCAAAATGACCAAGGATCTCGCGACCCTCATCAGCAAGACCACGCCGTGGCTGACCACCGAGGCCTTTCTCGACGTGCTCGACCAGAATCTAAAAACCAAGATGGCGAGCTGGTAGCACCTGACATATTTGTCGAGACTTTGGGCCGCGGGCCGACTACAGTCGCGGCGTGCAGACGCCATTTGAAATCGGCTTTGGCCGGGCCGATATAACGCCCCCTTCGCGTGGCATGGGCATGATGGGCTTTGGCCAAATCGGC containing:
- a CDS encoding NADP-dependent isocitrate dehydrogenase, with the protein product MAKIKVKNPVVEMDGDEMTRIIWKFIKDKLILPYLDIDLKYFDLGIEHRDATNDKVTVDSAMATKEFGVAVKCATITPDEARVEEFKLKEMWKSPNGTIRNIVGGTIFREPIVCKNVPRLVPGWTKPIVIGRHAFGDQYRATDFLVPGAGTLTMTFTPKDGGKPIEHKVFDFTTAGVAMGMYNLDDSIIGFARSSFTYGLQRKWPVYLSTKNTILKKYDGRFKDLFQKVFDEEYADKFKAAGIVYEHRLIDDMVASALKWDGGFVWACKNYDGDVQSDTVAQGFGSLGLMTSVLLTPDGKTVEAEAAHGTVTRHYREHQKGNPTSTNPIASIFAWTQGLKYRGQFDNTPDVVRFADALEQVCVETVESGKMTKDLATLISKTTPWLTTEAFLDVLDQNLKTKMASW